The DNA region AGTGCCCGGATCAATTTATTTACAGGAGTATCTTATTATCAAAAATCGCAAACGGAAGATAACGAGGCAAAGAAAATGGAGTATTTAAAAACTGCTGAAATTTATATTGACCGTTCATTGGCAATTTTTCCTGAATACGGACAAGGCTTAAATATGAAGGCTGGAATTTTGGCAGAATATCTTAAAAAAGACAATGATATCCATAGCTTTCTTAAAAAACTCGAACCGGTCATTAAAGCCAAACCTGATTTGGATTTTGTGACAAAGTATATGGAGTTTTTGACCAAAGACCCTGAAAATAATGGAATTATGTTGCCTTACTTAAAACATGTAGGATACGACTTGTTGTATAAAGAAAAACGCAATTACCAATTCGCATTACACTTTTTAGGCATGGCATATAAAATCAATGATCATGATCCGGAAATCTGTTATTATATTGGGCTTTGTTATAAGGAAATGGCACGATTTGGGAAAGCAAGCAGTGCCAAAATCCAGGAATTTGAGAACAATGCTAAAGCCTTTTTTAACCAGGCTGCATCACTAGACCCTAAATATGCACAATGACGAATTGCTCTATGCAGTAGCACTGACAAAAATTGATAAAGTTGGAGCGGTAACCGCAAAAAATCTGATCAGTTATTGCGGCAGCCCGCAAGCTGTTTTAAAAGAAAAGAAACAACATCTTTTGCGGATCCCGCAAATAGGAGAGGGCATTGCTCAGGCAATTCAGGATCCTACTATTTTTTCTAAAGCAGAAGAGGAGTTGCGTTTTACTGAGCAAGAACAGATTCAGGTAATTTATTATCAGGATGGGCTGTATCCTGCGCGTTTGAAAAATTATCAGGATAGTCCCTTGATCTTATATTATAAGGGAACCTCGGATTTAAATCAGGAAAAAATAATAGCGGTCGTTGGAACCCGGAAGGTTACGGAGTATGGAAAAAAGTTGATTCAACAATTGATTGAAGGCATCCGCGATTTAAACATATTGGTTGTAAGCGGATTGGCTTATGGGGTCGATAGCCTGGCACATAAAAAATGTGTAGAAGAGCATATAGAAACCATTGGCATCCTTGGTCATGGATTGGATCGAATGTATCCGGAAGTGAATACCCAATTAGCCAAACAGATGCAAAGGCATGGCGGTGTTTTGACAGAGTTTGGAATGAACACCAAACCGGATCGGGAAAATTTTCCAAAAAGAAACCGAATCGTTGCCGGTATGAGTGATGCTGTTTTAGTAATTGAAACCTTGCGGGAGGGAGGAAGCATGATTACAGCATCGTATGCCAATCAATACAATAAAGATGTATTTGCATTCCCCGGTAAAACTTCGGATGTCTACAGCAGTGGATGTAATTTTTTAATTAAAAATCATCAGGCCCAACTGATTGAATCCGCTGAAGATTTGATTCTTAACATGCGTTGGGATGTGGCTGCTAAATCACCAAAAGGCATTCAGCAATCCTTGTTTGTTGAATTGGATGCCTCCGAAAAACAATTAATAGAAATTTTACAGAATAATAGTGCAGTTTCTATCGATTATTTTTATCAAAATACGGAATTTAGCCCCAGCCAATTGGCAAGTGTATTGCTGAACCTGGAGTTTAAAGGATTAGTACAACTTGAACCTGGAAAAAAATATTCACTCGTTAATTAATTAAAATGAAACTCACACAAATCTTATTGTTGCTTGTTTTTTTAACATGTTTTAATTCCTGTGGAATTCATGATTCACAGAAACACCTGGTTGCAACAAATTCGGATATAAAAATTCAAAGTAAAAAAACAGTTCCTAGAAATATAATTTTCATGATTGGAGATGGCATGGGATTGAGTCAGATTACAGCTGGTTTGTATTCAAACAACAATTTCCTCGAGCTCGAACGCTGCACCCACATTGGATTGCATAAAAGTCATTCTGCGGATGATTTAATTACCGATTCTGCAGCTGGAGCGACCGCATTTTCAATTGGTATGAAATCAAATAATAAGTATTTGGGATTGGACTCCTTGGGAATTCCTCACCAAACAATTTTAGAATATTTATCCAAGAAGAACTATAAAACCGGATTGTTGGTAACTTCAACCATTGTGCATGCAACTCCAGCTGCATTTTATGCCCACCAAAAATCACGAAATGACTACGAAAAAATTGCAGTTGATTTAATGGCAACGGATGTTGATTTATTGATTGGTGGTGGTAAGAAGTATTTTAACCGTCGTACAACGGACAGTATAAATTTAATTGAAGTATTAAAAAACCGGGACTATCTGGTTCAGGATTATTTTGATCAGGATTTAAATACCTGGCAATTTCCTTTAGGACAAAAATTGGCATTTTTTACAGCGGATGGCGATCCGGAAAAACAATCTAAAGGCCGAAACTATTTGCCTCAGGCAACCGCAAAGTCAATTGCATTTTTAAATCAACCATCAAGCAAAGGATTTTTTCTGATGGTGGAAGGTTCGCAAATAGATTGGGGAGGACATGACAACGATGCAAATTATATCATATCGGAAATGCTTGACTTTGACAAAGCCGTTAAAGAAGCATTGGATTTTGCAGCAGCAGACCAAAATACCCTGGTGGTTATAACCGCTGATCATGAGACAGGTGGATTTGCAATTATTGGTGGTGAAAAATTTGGAGCACTAAAAACTGGTTTTACAACCGAACATCATACGCCAGATTTGATTCCGGTTTTTGCCTTTGGACCCGGAGCAGAATTGTTTTCAGGAATTTATGAGAATACCGAGATCTATAAAAAAATGATGCGATTGATGGGGAAGGAATAGCAAGAAGTCTTAAGCTGTAAAGCTAATAAGCTGGCAAGCTATATGTGGATTCCAACATAATTTTTAAATTGCCTAAAGTCATTCCACATCCTTAAAGCGTACAAAGGCTTCACAACATATCAGTTTATCAGCTTATCAGCTTGATAGCTTAACAGCTTCATTCACCAATCCAATTTATACTCAGATCTTAAATATCAGCACTTTATAAATATTATAAAAAAATATATAAAAAAATATCATATATAATTTGCTTTGTATTAAAACAACTACATATATTTGTCCCATATATAAATAATATTTATATATATACCTACCTAACCTGAGCAATCCACCATTGGTGGATGATGTTTTCATCTGATAATAAGCCTTCAAAAGAAATACCTTCTATTTCAGGAAACTGAAGCTCTTGAAATCGTCGGTTACACTGTAAAATGATTTTGTTGCGCCCGGTATTCTTCGATCAAAGAAACCGGTATGCAGATTACTTAAACCTTGAAGCTTATGCAACCGATAACTACATTTGGTTTCGGATTAAGAAAACTACGCCCTTCGGGGTACCTCCTTCCTATTCATTGGATGTCACTTTGTTTCATCCTATTGTTAGGAAATGCTACGAACTTTCTCTCAGCACAATGTCAATTGGCTTGCAAGGGAAAAGTCAATGTTTCGATTGGCTTTGGTTGCGAGGCTGAAATCACTCCTCAAATGTTATTGACAGGTGGAGTCGATGGCTGTCCGAATGCCCGTTTTAGGGTAGATGTATTGGGTTATGACCGCAAACCCATACCGACAAGTCCGTATGTAACCGGTGATTATCTAAAACAAGAACTCATCGCAATGGTATATGATTCCAACAGTAAAAATTCGTGTTGGAGTAAAATTTATGTTGAAGATAAATTCGGTCCTTACATCGAATGTAGAATGGACACCGTTTATTGCAACGATACCCTTGCATTTTCAACACCGGTATATTATGATAATTGCGATCCTTATCCAACGATTAGTTTATTAACCGAAGAAGTTGAAAATATTGATTGTGATCCTTACCTGTTAAAAAAATTAACCCGCTATTGGCAAGGGGTAGACAATCTTGGTAATAAAGGAAAAATTTGTACTTCCATGTTTTGGTTGAAACGAATACCCATTGATTCAGTTTCCTATCCAAAAAATTTTAACAAAGCAACGGATTGCATTTTAGAGTGCAACGGTGTTTATGAAAAAGATGCCAATGGCCATCCGCATCCTAATGTAACTGGTGTACCCAATGTACACGGACTTTCTCTGTGGCCATCTTATTTGTTTTTTTGTAACCTCTCTACGAATTATGAGGATCAAGTTATAGTGGATCTTCCTTGTAAAAGGAAAATACTGAGATTGTGGAAAGTTGTGGAATGGTGGTGTGGCACGGCTGTCGTACACACCCATCCACAAACCATTGAAATTTTAGATACCAAACCTCCGGTATTGCATTGTCCTTATGATTTTACTGTAACCACTGCCGGTGGTTATACTTGTGAAGCCAATGTGTGGATGCCTGAAATTGCTGTACACGATAGTTGTCAAAATCATGTCACTGTAGATATCTATTATCCTGGTGGAATTTTACATAATTCCAATGGGGGTTATATTAAATTATTACCTGGAATCAACAAAGTGGTCTATGTAGCCAGCGACAGTTGTTATAATTCGGACAGCTGCGAAGTCTATGTAACCGTTTATGATAAAACACCTCCTGTGGCTGTTTGTCAGCAAAACACCGTAGTTACATTGACCCGGGATGATATTGTTGCAGTTCCGGCTAGCGTTTTTGATGATGGTTCGTATGACGATTGTCATATCGACAGTTTATTAGCCAGAAGAATGGATAATGGAGATGCTTGTAATATTAGGGATACATTTTTCAGACCCTATGTAGAGTTTTGTTGTGAAGATGCGGGTAAAGAAGTCATGGTCATATTCCGTGTTGTTGATAAATCCGGTAATCACAATGATTGTATGGTGCGCGTTGAAATACAAGATAAAACACCACCTGTCATTAAATGTCCGCATGATTACAGTGTGACGTGTTCAAAACACAATGATACCATTAATTTAAAACGTTTTGGTGAAGCAACTTACTATGATAATTGTGTAGTCCACATGCATGAATACGTAGATTCATTTTTAAATCAATGCGGTTTGGGCTATATCGAACGGGTATTCGTGGTTCGCGATAATATGAATCGCTACGATAGTTGCCGTCAGCGTATCACAGTCTATGATGATGATCCTTTCGATGGAGGCGATATTATCTGGCCTTATGATTACCATGTAAATTCATGTGGTGGTGATTTGGATCCAAAAAATTTACCGGACACCTTTGGTTATCCTATTTTCATCGACAATGATTGTTCTTTAATTGGAACAAGTTATGAAGATCACCAATTTAATTATGTACAGGATACCGCAGTTTGTTTTAAAATTTTAAGAAAATGGAAAGTCATTGACTGGTGTCAATGCTATTATGATACCCAATTAGGTCAAACAGTTTGTCCGAGTTGGCATCATGAACAAATTATCAAAGTGAGTAACAAGAATCCACCAAAAATATTGGATGACTGCGATACCGTTCGGGTGTGTATAACAAATCAAAATTGTTTGAAAGAGCGTGTTACTCTGAGTCATGAAGCGAAGGATGAGTGTACTCCGGATGATCGATTGTTCAGTTCATTTAAATTGGATTTATACAACAATGGTTTGTTTGACAGTACCTATGCCGTTATAGGAAATAAAATTTCATTTGATGGAGAGTTACCTATTGGGGAACATCGCTTCTTGTGGATTTTTGATGATCTGTGTGGCAATCGTGAAATTTGTACACAAATTGTTCAGGTTAGAAATTGTAAACCTCCTACCGCGTATTGCTTAATTGGTATTAATATCAATATCATGGCAATTGATACCAACGGTGACGGTCGGTTGGAAGGCATGATTGATGTTTGGGCCAATGATGTTGATAAAGGAAGTTACCAGTATTGCGGGAATCCGGTGACGCTGTCATTTTTTCCTGATACGACTATTAAGTCGATCCGATATACTTGCGACAGTCTGGGAATGCATAAAGTAAATTTATGGGTAACTGATCAAATAACTGGTTTGCAGGATTATTGTACGACTACGATTACAATACAAGATAATAATAAAGTGTGCGGAAACAGACCCACATTAAATGCAAACCTTGCAGGATTAATTGTTACTCCTTTTGATCAACCGGTCAGTGAAGTAACCCTCAAGGTAGATGGTCCACAGGGTATCTTGCAAAAAGAATTTAATGGAAGTTTTGAATTTACGAATCTCCGGATTGGAGATGATTATAGAGTGACAGCATTGGTTGATAAAAATTACCTCGATGGGGTAAGTACGATGGATATTGTAAAAATTCAACGACATATATTGGGCACCGAAATATTTCCATCACCCTGGCATTTATTGGCAGCAGATGTCAATGGAGACCATAGAGTAACTGCGGCAGATATTGCTGCTGTAAGAAAATTAATCTTGGGTGTCGATGGAAAATACAAGAGCAATTTATCCTGGATGTTTTTAGACGCAAACTATCAGTTTCCTGATCCTAATGATCCATGGATAGAGAATCTGCCGGCTGAATATAATATAATCAGTTTAGCAGGACCGATGATGTATGCTGATTTCAGAGGAATCAAAGTAGGGGACGTGAGTCAAACAACCTGGAATGGTTTACACCATGCAGAGACCCGCAGTTTGAAAAATTTGGAATTGGAACTGGGCGAACCGGTCAACAAGCATCTTGTGCCAATATTTGCCAAAGAGGCTATGCGATTAAGTGGCATGCAGTTTACCTTGAAATTTAATTCAAGTCAATTAAACATTACAGGAATTAAACCCGGTAAAATTGCAATCATGGATCCAAATATCGGCTGGGCATACATTGACAAATCGTATATTCTCGTTTCATGGAATGCAGATCAGGATGTTGAAATTAGCAAAGGGGATCTGTTATTTTATATAGAAACGGATCAGGATCTTACCGAACAAATTGTTTCGTCTATTGAATTTAATTCTGATGTAATCAATGCAGAAGCATATACAGATCAGGATGAAATTTTGGGTATCCAAATAAGCAAGAACGAATTCAATCCAGATGAAGACATTATAATTGGCGAACCAGTGCCCAATCCATTTGCACAACTCACGACGCTCAAATTTTATTTGAAAGAGCGTACAGATATTCAATACAGTATTTCGGATTTAAACGGAAAATTAATCTATCGTAAAAAAGAAAGCTACCAAGAGGGACAGAATACTTTGACTATTAAAAAAGAAGTCTTGTCCGGACCTGGAGTTTATTTACTGAAGATGGAAGCTGGGGAATACACTAAAAGTATCAAACTCGTGCTGTTTGACAACTAGGCTTCAGGTTTAAATATCATATTACAGTGAACCCTTCTCGTTGCAAAACGGGAAGGGCTTTTTTGTAAAGGGAATAGGCTGATGGACTATTAGACTATTAGACTGTTAGACTGCTAGTCAGATAGGTTGATGGGCTGATGGGCTGTTAGCCTAATAGGCTATTAGACTGCTGGTTAATTATTTTATTATTTATTTACCTACAGACTGTATTTTTGAAGAATAAACACCTAAAATATTTTGACTATGAGAGATTACACTAAGTTGCGTGCATTTATTTTATCAGATGATCTTGTAAGGGAAGTTTATACCCTAACCAAGAGGTTTCCAAAAGAGGAAATTTTTGGTCTTACTTCGCAAATTCGAAGATCTGTAATAGCAGTTCCATCTAATATTGTTGAAGGGAGTTATCGTGACAGCCAGAAAGAATATAACCGCTTTTTGGAAATAGCTTTTTCTTCTCTTAAAGAAGCTCACTATCAAATAGGGCTAGCGGTAAAATTGAATTTCTTAACAAAAAAGGAGCTGGATTTATGTGAATCGAAATTTATTGAAACTGAAAAAGTTTTAGCGGGCTTAATACGAAAACTTAAAACACTCTAGAGGAAAATCAGGTAATGAAATTGAACTTGCCCAACAGCCCAAGAGTCTAACAGTCTAATAGTCTGATAGACTGTTAGGCTATTAGACTGCTGGTTAATTATTTTATTATTTATTTACCTACAGAGTGACAGCCAGAAAGAATATAACCGCTTTTTGGAAATAGCTTTTTCTTCTCTTAAAGAAGTCCACTATCAAATAGGGCTAGTGGTAAAATTGTATTTCTTAACAAAAAAGGAGTTGGATTTATGTGAATCGAAATTTATTGAAACTGAAAAAGTTTTAGCGGGCTTAATACGAAAACTTAAAACACTCTAGAGGAAAATAAGGTAATGAAATTGAACTTGCCCAACAGCCCAACAGCCCAACAGTCTAACAGTCTAATAGTCTGATAGACTGTTAGACTTTTAGACTGCTGGTTAATTATTTTGTTATTTATTTACCTACAGAGTGACAGCCAGAAAGAATATAACCGCTTTTTGGAAATAGCTTTTTCTTCTCTTAAAGAAGCCCACTATCAAATAGGGCTAGCGGTAAAATTGAATTTCTTAACAAAAAAGGAGCTGGATTTATGTGAATCGAAATTTATTGAAACTGAAAAAGTTTTAGCGGGCTTAATACGAAAACTTAAAACCTCTAGAGGAAAATCAGGTAATGAAATTGAACTTGCCCAACAGCCCAATAGCCCAACAGTCTAACAGTCTATCAGTCTAACAGCCTAACAGTCTAACAGCCCAACAGTCTAACAGCCCAACAGTCTAACAGCCTATCAGTCTAACAGCCCAACAGTCTAACAGTCTAACAGCCTATCAGCCTAATAGTCTTTCAGATTTTCTTATCTTTACCCAAAATCAAAACTATGAGTTTTCAAATAAGTGGCAAACTGGTTAAGAAAATGGACGCTGAAAGCAAAACAGCAAGTTTTACGACCAGAGAGTTTGTAATAGTAACCCAGGAGCAATACCCACAGTATGTAAAATTTCAATTGGTACAGGATCGATGCGGTGTAATTGACCGTTTTAATGAAAATGATGAGATCACAGTCCATTTTGATTTACGCGGTAGAGAATGGCAGGGTAAATATTTTACCAATTTAAATGCCTGGAAAGTAGATGCAGCGCAAGCTTCCGGAAATTTGGCCGGACAGGAATTGGTTGCAGATAAAGATGGACCGGATCCTTTTGCAAATACCTCTGAAAATTTTGACGACCTGCCTTTTTAATGAGCGCTTTTTTTAGAGCGGTCTATATAGCTACATTGGTCTTGTGTACTGCGGTAGGATTTTCACAGGACATACATTTTATGCGGAGTTATTACGCAGATGATTTTCGTGATTGGATTTTTTTCGATGCAGAAGATCAGGAAGTTGGAAGTTTGCGTGCCCGTTTTCAATTAAAAGAAGATTACAGTCAATGGGATTTTAGGGTCGGCGAATTGTCTGGATTTATATTACAAAGATGGAATGGTCGTGCCAACGAATGGGAAATTCGATCAGGAAATACCTTCATAACTGTTACAGCAACCTGGCCGGGCCAATTTGATTCCTGGAGAATCACTGCCAAGGATACGGTGTATTATTTAACTCGTGATCGCGATCCGCAGGATTTTAATTGGGAACTGAGCTATGATCAAAAAACGCTTTGTCGGATATACAATATTTATTTTCGCGATCCCCGTGATTGGGAAATCGAAAAATTTGTTGAAATACTTGATCCAACAATAGAAATGACGGTCTTGTTTTTAGTTGGTTTTTATTCTGTGAAAAAGTAAAAAACAACCATGTTTTAAATCTACCTAAAAGCAATCAATACGCTTTCGCAAACAGCACCCTTCTTTTAGATTCTTTTCCAGTTAAAATACATTTTCCGGTTTCTTCTTTTGCATCCAATGGAATGCAACGAATCGTAGCTTTGGTTAATTCCTTGATTTTATTTTCGGTTTCATCGGTACCGTCCCAGTGTGCATAAATGAAACCCGGACGCTCTTCCAGAATTTTTACAAATTCATCCCAGCTATCTACTTTATGAGAATTTTCATTCCTAAAAGCTAAAGCTTTTTGAAACATATTGTTTTGGATCTCATTCAACAAATCTGCAACGTGACTTACGACTTGATTCGTTGGAATGCTTTGTTTTTCTTTGGTATCTCTTCGGGCAACTTCCATGACTCCTTGTTCAAGATCACGGGTACCAATTCCAATCCGCACTGGAACTCCTTTCAATTCATGTTGTGCAAATTTAAATCCCGGACGATTTTTATCATCCTTATCATAAAAACAGCGGATGCCTTGTGCGCGAAAAGCTTCCATCAATAAATTTGCTTGCGCTTCAATTTCTTCACTGGGTTTTGGTATAGGTACGATTACTACTTGTTGCGGCGCAAGCTTTGGTGGAAGAATCAATCCATCATCATCTGAATGAGCCATCACCAATGCACCAATTAAGCGCGTACTGACACCCCAGGAAGTAGCCCACACATATTCTTCTTTATTTTGATCAGTCAGGTATTTCACTTGGAATGCTTTTGCAAAATTCTGACCGAGAAAATGAGAAGTCCCTGCTTGTAAGGCTTTACCATCTTGCATCATGGCTTCAATGGTGTAGGTTTCATCTGCACCGGCAAATCGTTCATTGGCAGTTTTATATCCCTTGATTACCGGAATGGCCATATAATCTTCAGCAAACCGCGTATAAATTTCGTGCATTTGTTCAGCTTCCTGAATGGCTTCTGCTGCAGTGGCGTGTGCAGTATGACCTTCCTGCCATAAAAATTCGGTGGTCCGCAGAAATGGACGGGTTCGCATTTCCCAACGCACCACATTGGCCCATTGATTGATTAAGATGGGTAAATCGCGATAGGATTGGATCCAATCCCGATAGGTATTCCAGATAATTGCTTCAGAAGTAGGTCGCACTACCAATTCTTCATCCAGCTTGGCATCCGGATCCACCATTAATTTTCCTTTTTGATTTGGATCTGCTTTTAATCGGTAATGGGTCACGATGGCACATTCTTTTGCAAATCCTTCTGCATTTTTTTCTTCTGCTTCAAACAGACTTTTAGGAACGAATAAGGGAAAATAAGCGTTTACATGTCCGGTGTCTTTAAACATCCGGTCGAGAATATCGCGCATGTTTTCCCAAAGGGCGTACCCATGCGGTTTTATTACCATGCAACCCCGGACGGCTGATTGGTCTGCCAATCCGGATTTGTAAACGATGTCGTTGTACCACTGCGAATAATCCGCGCTTCTTGTACTGATTTCTTTTGCCATATTAAAAAGTCTTCTGATTAAACTTTTATGCTAAATATCCTGTCTTAACTATGTGGAGGGGCATGTTAAAAAAATTAACCCATTACACAAGAAATCTTAAATGGATTTTAACTAAGCCCGGACACAAAAGTAATAAATTGCAGACGTTATCTATATATTAGACCATAAATAAGAGAAAACCATGAAAAACACGTATCAACAGCTCGTTTTCGCAAGTTTCCTAGTTTTAATTTCACAAGGAATAAAAGCACAATTTGATGATGTGTATTACGATCCTAGTAAGGTTCGTAAAGAAGACAACTATTACAAGGAAACCATCAAGCCGAATGAGAAAGAAATTCGTCCGGAGGATGACTTAAAATCAAAACAGCAAGAAGAAGCTTAC from Saprospiraceae bacterium includes:
- the dprA gene encoding DNA-protecting protein DprA — translated: MHNDELLYAVALTKIDKVGAVTAKNLISYCGSPQAVLKEKKQHLLRIPQIGEGIAQAIQDPTIFSKAEEELRFTEQEQIQVIYYQDGLYPARLKNYQDSPLILYYKGTSDLNQEKIIAVVGTRKVTEYGKKLIQQLIEGIRDLNILVVSGLAYGVDSLAHKKCVEEHIETIGILGHGLDRMYPEVNTQLAKQMQRHGGVLTEFGMNTKPDRENFPKRNRIVAGMSDAVLVIETLREGGSMITASYANQYNKDVFAFPGKTSDVYSSGCNFLIKNHQAQLIESAEDLILNMRWDVAAKSPKGIQQSLFVELDASEKQLIEILQNNSAVSIDYFYQNTEFSPSQLASVLLNLEFKGLVQLEPGKKYSLVN
- a CDS encoding alkaline phosphatase — encoded protein: MIGDGMGLSQITAGLYSNNNFLELERCTHIGLHKSHSADDLITDSAAGATAFSIGMKSNNKYLGLDSLGIPHQTILEYLSKKNYKTGLLVTSTIVHATPAAFYAHQKSRNDYEKIAVDLMATDVDLLIGGGKKYFNRRTTDSINLIEVLKNRDYLVQDYFDQDLNTWQFPLGQKLAFFTADGDPEKQSKGRNYLPQATAKSIAFLNQPSSKGFFLMVEGSQIDWGGHDNDANYIISEMLDFDKAVKEALDFAAADQNTLVVITADHETGGFAIIGGEKFGALKTGFTTEHHTPDLIPVFAFGPGAELFSGIYENTEIYKKMMRLMGKE
- a CDS encoding T9SS type A sorting domain-containing protein; this translates as MQPITTFGFGLRKLRPSGYLLPIHWMSLCFILLLGNATNFLSAQCQLACKGKVNVSIGFGCEAEITPQMLLTGGVDGCPNARFRVDVLGYDRKPIPTSPYVTGDYLKQELIAMVYDSNSKNSCWSKIYVEDKFGPYIECRMDTVYCNDTLAFSTPVYYDNCDPYPTISLLTEEVENIDCDPYLLKKLTRYWQGVDNLGNKGKICTSMFWLKRIPIDSVSYPKNFNKATDCILECNGVYEKDANGHPHPNVTGVPNVHGLSLWPSYLFFCNLSTNYEDQVIVDLPCKRKILRLWKVVEWWCGTAVVHTHPQTIEILDTKPPVLHCPYDFTVTTAGGYTCEANVWMPEIAVHDSCQNHVTVDIYYPGGILHNSNGGYIKLLPGINKVVYVASDSCYNSDSCEVYVTVYDKTPPVAVCQQNTVVTLTRDDIVAVPASVFDDGSYDDCHIDSLLARRMDNGDACNIRDTFFRPYVEFCCEDAGKEVMVIFRVVDKSGNHNDCMVRVEIQDKTPPVIKCPHDYSVTCSKHNDTINLKRFGEATYYDNCVVHMHEYVDSFLNQCGLGYIERVFVVRDNMNRYDSCRQRITVYDDDPFDGGDIIWPYDYHVNSCGGDLDPKNLPDTFGYPIFIDNDCSLIGTSYEDHQFNYVQDTAVCFKILRKWKVIDWCQCYYDTQLGQTVCPSWHHEQIIKVSNKNPPKILDDCDTVRVCITNQNCLKERVTLSHEAKDECTPDDRLFSSFKLDLYNNGLFDSTYAVIGNKISFDGELPIGEHRFLWIFDDLCGNREICTQIVQVRNCKPPTAYCLIGININIMAIDTNGDGRLEGMIDVWANDVDKGSYQYCGNPVTLSFFPDTTIKSIRYTCDSLGMHKVNLWVTDQITGLQDYCTTTITIQDNNKVCGNRPTLNANLAGLIVTPFDQPVSEVTLKVDGPQGILQKEFNGSFEFTNLRIGDDYRVTALVDKNYLDGVSTMDIVKIQRHILGTEIFPSPWHLLAADVNGDHRVTAADIAAVRKLILGVDGKYKSNLSWMFLDANYQFPDPNDPWIENLPAEYNIISLAGPMMYADFRGIKVGDVSQTTWNGLHHAETRSLKNLELELGEPVNKHLVPIFAKEAMRLSGMQFTLKFNSSQLNITGIKPGKIAIMDPNIGWAYIDKSYILVSWNADQDVEISKGDLLFYIETDQDLTEQIVSSIEFNSDVINAEAYTDQDEILGIQISKNEFNPDEDIIIGEPVPNPFAQLTTLKFYLKERTDIQYSISDLNGKLIYRKKESYQEGQNTLTIKKEVLSGPGVYLLKMEAGEYTKSIKLVLFDN
- a CDS encoding four helix bundle protein, with product MRDYTKLRAFILSDDLVREVYTLTKRFPKEEIFGLTSQIRRSVIAVPSNIVEGSYRDSQKEYNRFLEIAFSSLKEAHYQIGLAVKLNFLTKKELDLCESKFIETEKVLAGLIRKLKTL
- a CDS encoding four helix bundle protein → MEIAFSSLKEVHYQIGLVVKLYFLTKKELDLCESKFIETEKVLAGLIRKLKTL
- a CDS encoding four helix bundle protein; amino-acid sequence: MLFIYLQSDSQKEYNRFLEIAFSSLKEAHYQIGLAVKLNFLTKKELDLCESKFIETEKVLAGLIRKLKTSRGKSGNEIELAQQPNSPTV
- a CDS encoding DUF3127 domain-containing protein: MSFQISGKLVKKMDAESKTASFTTREFVIVTQEQYPQYVKFQLVQDRCGVIDRFNENDEITVHFDLRGREWQGKYFTNLNAWKVDAAQASGNLAGQELVADKDGPDPFANTSENFDDLPF
- a CDS encoding proline--tRNA ligase — its product is MAKEISTRSADYSQWYNDIVYKSGLADQSAVRGCMVIKPHGYALWENMRDILDRMFKDTGHVNAYFPLFVPKSLFEAEEKNAEGFAKECAIVTHYRLKADPNQKGKLMVDPDAKLDEELVVRPTSEAIIWNTYRDWIQSYRDLPILINQWANVVRWEMRTRPFLRTTEFLWQEGHTAHATAAEAIQEAEQMHEIYTRFAEDYMAIPVIKGYKTANERFAGADETYTIEAMMQDGKALQAGTSHFLGQNFAKAFQVKYLTDQNKEEYVWATSWGVSTRLIGALVMAHSDDDGLILPPKLAPQQVVIVPIPKPSEEIEAQANLLMEAFRAQGIRCFYDKDDKNRPGFKFAQHELKGVPVRIGIGTRDLEQGVMEVARRDTKEKQSIPTNQVVSHVADLLNEIQNNMFQKALAFRNENSHKVDSWDEFVKILEERPGFIYAHWDGTDETENKIKELTKATIRCIPLDAKEETGKCILTGKESKRRVLFAKAY